One window of Triticum dicoccoides isolate Atlit2015 ecotype Zavitan chromosome 5A, WEW_v2.0, whole genome shotgun sequence genomic DNA carries:
- the LOC119302645 gene encoding disease resistance protein RGA4-like produces the protein MEIVATTFVGRIALKLFAFLDENYRLRRNLEHDIQRIRMELDMIDAAIHDHDDRRSSNQVQTAWIQLARELGHSIDDCIDRFSHRLAKDAAASPLRKTVSRLKTAPIRTGFAAEIRKIRKISEEVSKLRESYGGGEPSASEASASGALSEEVHALASDLVGMDEPRDELLELVRETEGQPKQLKVISIVGFGGSGKTLLAREVYESDTVVCQYKARAWVRAADKGAVCVLQEILEELGMQVTGDARKLTTHLRKCLEPKGFFIVIDDMRTELWNTMKNSFPAVMGVSSRVVVTTPIQYIANACSSAHGHVYAMRTLSEDLSRQLFLKEASLEDSSPSNELGSEALKKCDGLPLALVTTAQFLQSRGDPTRTEWARLCSNLGEHLETEDTLARMKHVVRHSYAGLPDHFIKTFLLYLGIFPRDRPVRRERLIRRWLAEGLFGGDAELATCYFKKLIDHSIIRPIDWSSNAEVKTCQTHGMMLEFILHKSRCENFVTLSHDQARLTGKARWLSLHHERAGQARMSPEDLPFVRSLTVFGKAHKSVLDFSKYELLRVLDLEECEDELGDKHLREICNLLLLRYLSLGGPISVLPKEIAKLKLLETLDITRTKIEILPIQVIELPRLIHLFGRFKLEDASQRISKLKNFLSEKSNLQTLSGFVADKGFAQLMDHMNNLTKVKICCESTMDVSNITHLSKSINGFIQRGTHASDNRSLSLNFNKWSEDLLSFSLEKTCFLSKLKLKGNILSLPPFVTTLAGLTELSLSSLGKFTGDILAAVSIVRSLQYLKLVASHMDKFVIRKGQLNILLRLCIVVQSMEDLEIEEDALPCLESLQLLSKDLDGFGGIRMEFLGRLKEVALDDGVSDEAKQEWEEAAKKHPRRPKVLFVKTM, from the exons ATGGAGATTGTGGCCACGACTTTTGTCGGTCGGATCGCACTGAAGCTCTTCGCGTTTCTAGATGAAAATTACAGGCTACGGCGGAACCTGGAGCATGACATCCAGCGCATCCGGATGGAGCTGGACATGATCGACGCCGCCATCCACGACCACGACGACCGTCGCTCGAGCAACCAGGTGCAGACCGCCTGGATACAGCTCGCGCGCGAGCTGGGCCACAGCATCGACGACTGCATCGACCGCTTTTCCCACCGCCTGGCCAAGGACGCCGCCGCGTCGCCGCTCCGCAAGACCGTCAGCAGGCTGAAGACGGCGCCGATCCGCACGGGGTTCGCCGCCGAGATCCGGAAGATCAGGAAGATATCGGAAGAGGTGTCCAAGCTGCGGGAGAGCTACGGCGGCGGCGAACCCAGCGCCTCGGAGGCTTCCGCATCGGGCGCCCTCTCAGAGGAGGTGCACGCACTTGCATCTGACCTCGTGGGTATGGATGAGCCCCGCGACGAGCTTCTGGAGCTGGTAAGGGAAACTGAGGGCCAGCCTAAACAGCTCAAGGTGATCTCAATTGTTGGCTTCGGAGGTTCGGGGAAGACTCTTCTTGCGAGAGAGGTGTACGAGAGTGACACCGTGGTCTGCCAGTACAAAGCACGGGCTTGGGTTCGTGCGGCGGACAAAGGCGCGGTGTGTGTTCTCCAGGAGATCCTCGAGGAGCTTGGCATGCAGGTAACCGGGGATGCCAGGAAGCTCACCACACATCTCAGAAAATGCCTCGAGCCAAAGGG GTTCTTCATTGTTATTGATGACATGAGAACGGAACTTTGGAACACCATGAAAAATTCTTTCCCTGCAGTGATGGGAGTGAGCAGCAGAGTGGTGGTCACCACGCCCATTCAGTACATAGCAAATGCCTGCAGCTCTGCTCACGGTCATGTGTACGCAATGAGAACTCTTAGCGAGGATCTCTCAAGACAGTTGTTCCTCAAAGAAGCTTCCTTGGAGGATTCATCGCCTAGTAATGAGCTTGGTTCAGAAGCACTAAAGAAATGCGATGGTCTGCCACTCGCTCTCGTTACCACAGCCCAATTCTTGCAGAGTCGAGGTGATCCGACACGGACAGAGTGGGCAAGGCTGTGCAGCAACTTGGGTGAACATCTGGAAACGGAGGACACCTTAGCGAGAATGAAGCACGTGGTTCGCCACAGCTATGCCGGTCTTCCTGACCATTTTATCAAGACATTCTTGCTATATCTGGGAATTTTCCCGCGTGATCGCCCAGTGAGAAGAGAAAGGCTAATAAGGCGATGGCTAGCTGAAGGATTATTTGGAGGGGATGCTGAACTCGCTACGTGCTATTTCAAGAAGCTGATCGACCACAGTATCATTCGGCCTATTGATTGGAGCAGCAACGCAGAGGTGAAGACGTGCCAAACTCACGGCATGATGCTCGAGTTCATCCTACACAAGTCCAGATGTGAGAACTTCGTTACCTTGTCACATGATCAGGCACGCCTAACCGGTAAGGCCCGTTGGCTTTCTCTGCATCATGAAAGAGCTGGGCAGGCTAGGATGAGTCCAGAGGATTTACCCTTTGTTCGGTCTCTAACAGTCTTTGGCAAGGCACACAAATCTGTTTTGGATTTCTCCAAGTACGAACTGCTGCGAGTTTTGGATCTGGAAGAATGTGAGGATGAATTGGGTGACAAGCATCTCAGAGAGATATGCAACCTACTGCTACTTAGGTACCTAAGCCTTGGTGGCCCCATTTCAGTGCTTCCCAAGGAGATTGCAAAGCTAAAACTTCTGGAGACACTTGATATAACAAGAACCAAGATAGAGATTCTGCCTATACAAGTCATCGAGCTCCCGAGATTGATTCATCTGTTTGGAAGGTTCAAACTTGAAGATGCAAGTCAGAGAATAAGTAAGCTGAAGAACTTCCTTTCAGAAAAAAGTAACTTGCAGACGCTATCAGGATTTGTTGCTGACAAAGGATTTGCACAACTCATGGATCATATGAATAACTTGACAAAGGTGAAAATATGCTGTGAATCCACTATGGATGTCAGCAACATAACTCATCTTTCCAAGTCAATTAAcgggttcatccagagaggcactcATGCGAGTGACAATCGTTCACTCTCACTGAATTTCAACAAATGGTCCGAAGACTTGCTGAGTTTTTCCTTGGAAAAAACATGCTTTCTCAGTAAACTGAAGCTAAAAGGCAATATCTTGAGTTTACCTCCATTTGTTACCACGTTGGCTGGTCTCACCGAGCTGTCTCTTTCATCCCTCGGCAAGTTCACTGGGGATATACTTGCTGCTGTAAGCATAGTGCGCTCCTTGCAGTACCTGAAGCTGGTAGCAAGTCACATGGACAAGTTTGTCATAAGAAAGGGGCAGCTCAATATACTACTACGCCTGTGCATCGTGGTGCAATCCATGGAAGACCTAGAAATCGAAGAGGATGCGCTTCCGTGTTTGGAGTCCCTCCAGCTGCTCTCTAAGGATTTAGATGGTTTTGGTGGCATAAGAATGGAATTCCTTGGACGTCTCAAGGAGGTGGCTCTCGACGATGGAGTGAGCGACGAAGCAAAACAGGAGTGggaagaagcagcaaagaaacacCCGAGACGACCCAAAGTCTTGTTTGTGAAAACAATGTGA